The following proteins come from a genomic window of Streptococcus oralis:
- a CDS encoding PBECR4 domain-containing protein: protein MVLTKEAAKNLSILSVAEQLGMELKRTGSYSYTWIEHDSFVIDARKNDFHWNSRSEFGDVIQLVQTIRGVSYKEAMHFLETGEFKEVDLANQTGVKEPFHYSLGRYEHQDFNASRSYLKTQRGLSDDTINFFISQGSMAEATRKKGDYFEPVIVFKYKDNTGFLAGASLQGIVENRVHYPERGRLKQIMRNSDGQLGFSIDIGIPKRLVFAEAPIDLMSYYELHKDALQDVRLVAMDGVKEGIISRRFMELYAEMNGKSYQIDQNTGKALETVARTTNYFKNGQHQDMITLAVDNDAAGQNFITRLQEKGIPVQIAIPPIIQIDQEKEDWNDFLKRGNEVPNELVHVYSADEESWHYQGYFSKEIALAKAQELTEDDVKAFVSARQLTKEEVHQEYTRIIDQEKERGNSMSEVHEARAEYEAEKPDNSRLAQAKRKLERLKGEADEAINAAYSHQSLTNGQPMNDKRGGGRFMQKQEQIENRVFSKLDEIKEQEERIERLQERKDRKAAGLNRQGNGLEMSVQNIPRIREEIEKAERGESSYRPETIKRYKKELERLEAIQDKVDGLVIQPETQALIDSGEVKQWAKQPNIYFVKGLRRVALELSEEGRFELSPKYRPNTDEEKEIVNKLLSNQKKREDDTQKAALTPDNSNLSPEDAEWLKQNWDNISFSVEPKKQMVIDSDKTVTFEKPSNPLGDTYEALEENQSTEKALGKSQEQNVNSEYQKNERTNGSQGFLQPRAEGSPTPVPEVGTFERSVTSRPTLSSHLLYFTINEEFQSSNDGHYHSISSHELAKLNRPIRSQTIQNAAQYYLAELANSKIYYVTPDKTVQVNFEEKHFMHLTGIKPLAPGQTPEKTLRDFAEGNGHFDNILLANNDAAFDKINVLSDLSVATESTSFYFDDLTNLRRYNGRFDSLIKSDDKDIILLFKELEEENYIPVSVFQSRARLVKELETADKTPILAVFRERNGHIEQLSINEDYIKDGGKELQSIMKNGLFEEIQPDATKEIEQIAPKNTLNKISLDSATFTQVLDTVYNVGVPGDISKTPEEFHQAWNQYLDYAEQYNDKFDQIVAAAGEDHLLDTNSDFYKEWKQDYIYKENYHVRLQWAEERPDGPKLPFKETELISYQDFAKELYKANQSFYQLHQEGLQQVTSGHPEAYISPTKIQFSIYAPDGELIQDGIRYDIGDEINPIAHKERLGTREMREHPELMKIDGALFNQYHMEKLASEQTIENIRDEFEKAQVKNSQNTPDNPYEKIYQYNRKDERDRDLDGDGISNSDEMLQGTDPYNAASNLHKKQEDRERRTDAEVAAGAIIIEEIATKNSEQTISQLVANKDTKGLAEHLKEGMKNYLDSEQFKSFLDTMSKFHNYSLNNIHLLKMQNPNVSQVASFNKWKTDFERTVKKGSKALKIWVPYQVKTKISANQNELSFSPSENGMEEKEVTVTRFKLGNVFDVSQTEGKELPKAINELTGSVKDYEDLYRAAKAVSMDNQVPISFEDIKRESANGYYSPDENRIVISKGLKGQEHILKTIFHEMAHSDLHRGTNAQYGDDQYRKQELQAESVAYVVANHFGFDTSSYSFGYLAIWAKDKNGFEDMVEQLQIVQKEAKSLIDRMDAKLELVKNKSVTKDKFADKLQQAKEKSEQLGNQKAEAVKQVEEKKSLSSPH from the coding sequence ATGGTATTAACTAAAGAAGCGGCTAAAAATCTATCTATCCTTTCTGTTGCGGAACAGCTGGGAATGGAGTTAAAGCGCACGGGGAGTTATAGCTATACATGGATAGAACACGATTCATTTGTCATCGATGCAAGGAAGAATGACTTTCATTGGAATTCTCGATCAGAATTTGGGGATGTCATTCAGCTAGTTCAAACTATTAGAGGAGTTTCATACAAAGAAGCAATGCACTTCTTGGAAACTGGGGAATTTAAGGAAGTAGATTTAGCGAATCAGACGGGCGTAAAAGAGCCCTTTCACTATAGCTTAGGAAGATATGAGCATCAGGATTTCAATGCTTCCAGAAGCTATCTGAAGACTCAGAGAGGCCTTTCAGATGACACGATTAATTTCTTTATTAGCCAGGGGAGTATGGCGGAGGCGACCCGAAAAAAAGGAGACTATTTTGAGCCTGTGATTGTCTTTAAATATAAAGACAACACGGGCTTTTTAGCTGGTGCTAGTCTCCAGGGAATAGTAGAGAATCGAGTGCACTATCCAGAACGTGGTCGCTTAAAACAAATTATGAGAAATTCAGACGGCCAACTAGGATTTTCAATTGATATTGGTATCCCTAAACGTTTGGTATTTGCGGAAGCTCCAATCGATCTGATGAGCTACTATGAGCTTCATAAGGATGCGCTTCAGGATGTTCGCTTAGTAGCTATGGATGGTGTCAAAGAGGGCATCATTAGTCGACGTTTTATGGAATTGTATGCAGAGATGAACGGTAAATCCTATCAAATAGATCAGAATACTGGAAAAGCTCTAGAAACTGTCGCTAGAACAACAAATTATTTTAAAAATGGTCAGCATCAGGATATGATTACGCTTGCTGTAGATAATGATGCTGCAGGGCAGAATTTTATCACTCGCTTACAAGAAAAGGGCATTCCGGTACAGATCGCCATTCCACCTATTATCCAGATTGACCAGGAAAAGGAAGATTGGAATGATTTTCTGAAGCGAGGGAATGAGGTTCCTAATGAGCTAGTGCATGTTTATAGCGCAGACGAAGAGTCCTGGCATTACCAGGGCTATTTTTCAAAAGAAATAGCTCTCGCAAAAGCGCAAGAGCTAACTGAAGATGATGTAAAAGCCTTTGTCTCAGCTAGGCAACTGACAAAGGAAGAAGTCCATCAGGAATATACAAGGATTATCGATCAAGAGAAAGAAAGGGGAAATAGTATGTCGGAAGTACACGAAGCTAGGGCTGAGTATGAAGCAGAAAAGCCAGATAACAGTCGCTTGGCGCAAGCTAAACGAAAGCTAGAGAGACTTAAAGGGGAAGCTGATGAGGCGATTAATGCAGCCTATTCTCATCAGTCCCTAACGAATGGCCAGCCTATGAATGATAAACGAGGTGGAGGCCGTTTTATGCAGAAGCAAGAACAAATTGAAAATCGTGTCTTCTCTAAATTGGATGAAATCAAGGAACAAGAAGAGCGAATTGAAAGGCTCCAGGAAAGAAAAGACCGAAAAGCAGCAGGTCTCAACCGGCAGGGGAATGGTCTGGAGATGAGTGTCCAAAATATTCCCCGTATTCGGGAAGAAATTGAGAAGGCAGAACGTGGGGAATCGAGTTATAGGCCTGAAACTATCAAGCGTTACAAAAAGGAATTAGAACGCCTAGAAGCCATTCAAGATAAAGTTGATGGACTGGTTATTCAACCAGAGACACAAGCTTTAATTGATTCGGGAGAGGTCAAGCAGTGGGCTAAGCAGCCAAATATCTACTTCGTAAAAGGGCTACGTCGAGTTGCTTTGGAATTGAGCGAGGAAGGGAGATTTGAACTATCTCCTAAATATCGCCCTAATACGGATGAAGAAAAAGAGATAGTAAACAAGTTACTGTCCAATCAGAAGAAACGTGAGGATGATACTCAAAAAGCAGCCTTGACTCCAGATAATAGTAATCTATCTCCAGAAGATGCGGAATGGCTGAAGCAGAACTGGGATAATATCAGCTTTTCAGTAGAGCCAAAAAAACAGATGGTTATTGATTCAGATAAAACAGTAACCTTTGAAAAACCTTCCAATCCTCTTGGAGATACTTATGAAGCACTGGAAGAAAATCAGAGCACAGAAAAAGCCCTTGGGAAGTCTCAAGAGCAAAATGTGAATTCAGAGTATCAAAAAAATGAGAGGACCAATGGTAGTCAGGGGTTTTTACAGCCCAGGGCTGAAGGCAGTCCCACACCCGTACCAGAAGTTGGTACCTTTGAACGCTCTGTTACCAGTCGTCCTACGTTATCCTCTCATTTATTATATTTTACCATAAATGAAGAGTTTCAGTCAAGTAACGATGGCCACTATCATTCTATTTCCTCGCATGAATTAGCTAAATTGAATCGTCCAATTCGTAGTCAAACTATTCAGAATGCAGCGCAGTATTATTTGGCTGAATTGGCTAACTCTAAGATTTATTATGTCACTCCTGATAAGACTGTACAAGTAAATTTTGAAGAAAAACACTTCATGCACTTGACGGGGATCAAGCCACTTGCACCAGGGCAGACACCTGAAAAAACTTTACGTGATTTTGCAGAAGGAAACGGGCACTTTGATAATATTCTTTTGGCTAACAATGATGCGGCTTTTGACAAAATCAACGTCCTGTCAGATCTTTCAGTCGCAACAGAAAGTACCTCTTTCTATTTTGATGATTTAACTAATCTTAGACGATATAATGGGCGCTTTGACAGCCTTATAAAGTCTGATGATAAAGATATTATTTTACTGTTTAAAGAGCTGGAAGAAGAAAATTACATTCCAGTATCAGTATTTCAATCTAGAGCAAGACTGGTCAAAGAACTGGAGACGGCAGATAAAACTCCTATTCTTGCTGTATTCCGTGAACGTAATGGCCACATTGAACAGCTATCGATCAATGAGGACTATATTAAGGATGGGGGCAAAGAATTGCAATCCATTATGAAAAATGGCTTGTTTGAGGAAATCCAACCTGATGCAACTAAAGAAATTGAACAGATTGCTCCAAAGAACACATTGAATAAAATCTCACTTGATTCAGCTACGTTTACTCAAGTCTTAGATACTGTCTATAATGTAGGTGTGCCAGGTGACATCTCAAAAACTCCAGAAGAATTTCATCAAGCCTGGAATCAGTATCTTGACTATGCGGAGCAGTACAATGATAAATTTGATCAGATTGTTGCTGCAGCTGGAGAAGATCATCTTTTAGATACAAATTCAGATTTTTATAAAGAATGGAAACAAGATTATATCTATAAGGAGAACTACCATGTACGGCTTCAATGGGCTGAAGAGCGCCCAGATGGGCCTAAATTGCCATTTAAAGAAACAGAGCTGATATCTTATCAAGATTTTGCTAAGGAACTATATAAGGCCAATCAGAGCTTCTATCAGCTACATCAGGAAGGGCTACAACAAGTAACTAGTGGTCACCCAGAAGCCTACATCTCTCCAACTAAGATCCAGTTTAGTATCTACGCTCCTGATGGTGAACTGATTCAGGATGGCATTCGTTACGATATTGGGGACGAGATTAACCCAATCGCTCACAAAGAGAGACTTGGAACACGAGAAATGCGAGAGCATCCAGAGTTGATGAAGATAGATGGGGCATTATTCAATCAGTATCATATGGAGAAATTGGCGAGTGAACAAACCATCGAAAACATTCGGGATGAATTTGAAAAAGCACAAGTCAAGAATTCGCAGAATACACCAGATAATCCATACGAAAAAATTTATCAGTATAACCGAAAAGATGAGAGGGATCGTGATTTGGATGGTGATGGTATTTCTAATTCTGATGAGATGTTGCAAGGAACAGATCCATACAATGCTGCTTCTAACCTTCATAAAAAGCAGGAAGATCGAGAAAGAAGGACAGATGCCGAAGTAGCTGCAGGTGCTATTATTATCGAAGAAATTGCTACTAAAAATTCGGAACAAACCATTTCCCAGTTGGTCGCAAATAAAGATACAAAAGGTTTAGCTGAACACTTGAAAGAGGGAATGAAGAACTATTTGGATTCAGAACAGTTTAAATCTTTCTTGGATACGATGAGTAAGTTTCATAACTACTCCCTCAACAATATTCATTTGCTGAAGATGCAGAATCCTAATGTTTCCCAAGTCGCAAGTTTTAATAAATGGAAAACGGATTTTGAAAGAACAGTCAAAAAAGGTTCTAAAGCTCTGAAAATTTGGGTTCCGTATCAAGTAAAAACTAAGATTTCTGCTAATCAAAATGAGTTGAGTTTTTCTCCGTCTGAGAATGGAATGGAAGAGAAGGAAGTCACTGTGACTCGATTCAAATTAGGGAATGTCTTCGATGTTTCTCAAACAGAAGGAAAAGAATTGCCAAAAGCAATTAATGAATTGACTGGTTCTGTTAAAGATTATGAAGATTTATATCGAGCAGCCAAAGCAGTTTCGATGGATAATCAGGTTCCTATCAGTTTTGAAGATATTAAAAGAGAAAGCGCAAATGGTTATTACTCTCCAGATGAAAATCGAATTGTCATTTCAAAAGGATTAAAGGGGCAAGAACATATTCTAAAAACAATTTTTCATGAAATGGCTCACTCAGATTTACACAGAGGAACTAATGCCCAATATGGGGACGACCAATATCGTAAGCAAGAATTACAAGCTGAAAGTGTAGCCTATGTCGTAGCTAATCATTTTGGTTTTGATACGAGTAGTTACAGTTTTGGATATTTGGCTATTTGGGCGAAAGATAAAAATGGTTTTGAAGATATGGTGGAACAACTGCAGATTGTTCAGAAGGAAGCAAAAAGTTTGATTGACCGAATGGATGCTAAGTTAGAACTGGTGAAAAATAAAAGCGTAACGAAAGATAAGTTTGCTGATAAACTCCAACAGGCAAAAGAAAAATCTGAGCAGTTGGGTAATCAAAAGGCGGAGGCTGTAAAGCAGGTGGAAGAAAAAAAGTCCCTGAGCAGCCCTCACTAA